The following are from one region of the Halomonas qaidamensis genome:
- the uraH gene encoding hydroxyisourate hydrolase, which translates to MGRLTTHVLDTAKGQPGQGITIEVYRLSGNTREHLGSVTTNSDGRCDGPILEGDALTVGEYELVFHAGDYLRAQGIASQEPRFLDVIPLRFGVADASQHYHVPLLLSPYSYSTYRGS; encoded by the coding sequence ATGGGACGGTTAACTACCCACGTACTCGATACCGCCAAAGGGCAGCCCGGTCAGGGGATCACGATTGAGGTGTATCGCTTGTCAGGGAACACACGTGAACACCTAGGCAGCGTTACCACCAACAGTGACGGTCGTTGTGATGGGCCTATCTTAGAGGGTGATGCCCTTACAGTAGGTGAGTATGAGCTGGTTTTTCACGCGGGTGACTACTTGCGCGCTCAGGGCATAGCTTCTCAAGAGCCGCGCTTTCTAGATGTTATTCCTTTACGTTTTGGCGTTGCGGATGCCAGCCAGCATTACCATGTACCACTGTTGCTGTCCCCCTATAGCTACTCTACCTACCGCGGTAGTTGA
- a CDS encoding GntR family transcriptional regulator: protein MSDAQAALKQRPSEKEGEERHESIYRAVSDAIVEQRLKPGARLREDALSEVFGISRTGIRKILQRLALEQLVTLTPRRGASVTRPTADEAKDVFDARQMIECGLMPDVARRIGEKEAAELREMARQERQALRNGQQSVAIRLSADFHVRLAQLSGNATLAEFVERLCSRSSLILAVYGHRGHLGCESHDHDDLIGYLEAGNGERAKAFMSRHLKAIEASLSMVEEEENVPDLQQIFGG from the coding sequence ATGAGTGATGCGCAGGCGGCGTTAAAGCAAAGACCCTCGGAAAAAGAAGGTGAGGAGCGCCACGAGTCGATCTATCGCGCGGTTAGCGACGCTATTGTCGAACAGCGGCTAAAGCCAGGCGCTCGGCTGCGTGAAGATGCTTTGTCAGAAGTTTTTGGCATTAGCCGTACCGGCATCCGCAAGATCTTGCAACGCTTAGCGTTAGAGCAGCTGGTCACGCTTACGCCGCGGCGCGGTGCTAGCGTGACGCGCCCCACTGCAGACGAAGCAAAAGATGTGTTTGATGCACGTCAGATGATTGAGTGTGGGCTAATGCCTGATGTGGCAAGGCGGATCGGAGAGAAAGAGGCCGCCGAACTGCGTGAAATGGCTCGCCAGGAGCGTCAAGCGCTACGCAATGGTCAACAAAGCGTCGCTATTCGCCTGTCGGCTGACTTTCACGTGCGCCTTGCCCAGCTTTCGGGTAATGCAACGCTTGCTGAGTTTGTTGAGCGTCTATGCTCACGCTCGTCGTTGATTCTGGCGGTTTACGGCCATCGCGGTCACTTAGGCTGTGAATCCCATGATCACGATGACTTGATCGGCTATTTGGAAGCGGGCAACGGCGAACGAGCGAAAGCATTTATGAGCCGCCATCTTAAAGCGATTGAAGCATCACTTTCGATGGTCGAAGAAGAAGAGAACGTACCAGATCTACAGCAGATTTTTGGTGGTTAA
- a CDS encoding NCS1 family transporter: MSNSNPALTSEEAPIANTAIAEKAIGAESLAPQSTRIMGRTSYFLAWFGGCVSIGTFAMGSSVVGTLNLLQATLAIAIGCFVIGIALAINGAAGYKYGIPFMVQARSAFGFTGTRIPGLVRAVPAVVWYGFQSWIGAGALNMVSATLFGFDNLIFYFITFQFLQIGLSVLGFQGIKWLENIGSVFILLSLMYMFYATVQRYGDELSASILTMEGSWGLPFWSATMLFLGIYSTMMLNVSDYSREHKKGTKQSVLTTIYAMSILPCTLFMGLIGYMVSEATGTADPIQVFANAVDNTPLLMTTLLFIAFAQVTTNVLNNVVPPTYVLMDVFKLKFPVATVIVGLLAFATFPWKLVQPESAAGLQLFVQTYSAFLGPIFAILVVDYYIIRRRTLDISKLYDPSGPYQGVNKAALIATVVGIVAALTFSSISWYASLIPAGLTYYLLMKHWPACQRFTQ; encoded by the coding sequence ATGAGCAACTCTAACCCTGCTCTTACGTCAGAAGAAGCCCCCATTGCGAACACCGCCATAGCTGAGAAAGCTATAGGCGCTGAAAGCCTTGCACCGCAAAGCACGCGAATTATGGGACGAACATCCTACTTTTTAGCTTGGTTTGGCGGGTGTGTCTCTATTGGCACCTTCGCCATGGGTTCAAGTGTGGTTGGCACCTTAAACCTACTGCAAGCCACGTTGGCTATTGCCATTGGCTGTTTTGTGATTGGCATCGCACTGGCCATTAACGGTGCAGCGGGCTACAAATACGGCATTCCCTTTATGGTGCAGGCACGTAGCGCTTTTGGCTTTACCGGCACCCGCATTCCTGGCCTAGTAAGGGCCGTGCCTGCCGTGGTGTGGTATGGCTTTCAAAGCTGGATTGGCGCTGGCGCATTGAATATGGTCTCAGCCACTTTATTTGGCTTCGACAACCTCATTTTCTACTTTATTACCTTCCAGTTTTTGCAAATTGGTTTGTCAGTGTTGGGCTTTCAAGGCATTAAATGGCTTGAGAATATCGGCAGCGTCTTTATTTTGCTTTCACTGATGTACATGTTCTACGCCACGGTGCAACGCTATGGCGATGAGCTGTCGGCTAGCATTTTGACTATGGAAGGCTCTTGGGGCTTGCCGTTCTGGAGTGCCACTATGCTATTCCTGGGCATCTATAGCACCATGATGCTTAATGTCAGCGACTATTCGCGAGAACATAAGAAAGGCACGAAACAGAGCGTGTTAACCACTATCTACGCCATGTCGATTCTGCCCTGCACGCTGTTCATGGGCTTGATTGGCTATATGGTGTCAGAAGCGACGGGCACGGCTGACCCCATTCAAGTATTTGCCAATGCGGTTGATAACACGCCATTGCTGATGACCACGCTGCTTTTTATTGCCTTTGCCCAAGTCACTACCAACGTCCTTAACAACGTAGTGCCACCCACCTACGTATTAATGGACGTATTTAAACTTAAGTTTCCGGTAGCCACCGTTATTGTTGGCTTGCTAGCCTTCGCCACTTTCCCTTGGAAGCTGGTTCAGCCTGAGTCCGCCGCTGGCCTGCAGCTCTTCGTACAAACATACTCGGCCTTTCTTGGCCCTATCTTTGCCATTCTGGTCGTGGATTACTACATCATACGCCGCCGTACGCTAGACATTAGCAAGCTGTACGACCCTTCTGGCCCTTATCAAGGTGTCAACAAAGCTGCCCTAATCGCAACAGTAGTTGGTATTGTGGCCGCACTAACCTTCTCTTCGATCTCTTGGTACGCCAGCCTTATTCCTGCTGGGCTGACCTATTACCTACTGATGAAGCATTGGCCTGCCTGCCAGCGGTTTACCCAGTAA
- a CDS encoding L-lactate permease, with product MNETTLALLAFLPLLLAGILLIGFKIPAKIAMPIVFLTAAIIGLTAWDMSFSRVAASTIQGLIQTAGLLWIIFGAILLLNTLKHSGGITAIRNGFSGISPDRRVQALIVAWLFGCFIEGASGFGTPAAVAAPLMVALGFPALAAVVVGMMIQSTPVSFGAVGTPVVVGVGSGLDRAGITAQLEANGSTWDVFFQQVTSSVAITHGIVGILMPLILVLIMVRFFGANRSWKEGLSIAPFAIFTGISFVVPYMLVGVFLGPEFPSMIGAMVGLAIVVPAARKGFLLPKDTWDFPESTSWPDEWIGNLQIKLDDVAGKAPMSTLKGWIPYVLLAVFLVASRIIEPLKSALTSVSLSWTNILGEAGISGGVQPLYLPGGIIVAVVIVTYFLHSMNPQKISAAVSESTKTIFGAGFVLIFTVPMVRILINSGVNGADLVSMPVMMAQAVASSVGGIYPFFAPAVGAMGAFIAGSNTVSNLMLAEFQFSVAETLGLSTAMMVALQAVGAAAGNMIAIHNVVAASATVGLLGREGTTIRKTIIPTIYYLIFTGIIALIAFYVIGITDPLM from the coding sequence ATGAATGAAACTACACTTGCACTTCTGGCATTTCTGCCGCTGTTGCTTGCCGGTATTTTGCTCATTGGTTTTAAAATACCCGCAAAAATAGCGATGCCGATTGTTTTCCTGACGGCAGCCATCATTGGTCTAACCGCTTGGGATATGTCGTTTAGCCGCGTTGCCGCGTCTACTATTCAAGGTTTGATCCAAACAGCAGGCCTTTTATGGATTATTTTTGGCGCTATCTTACTGCTGAACACGCTCAAACATTCTGGTGGCATCACTGCGATTCGTAACGGTTTTTCAGGCATCAGCCCTGACCGTCGCGTTCAGGCGCTAATTGTTGCTTGGTTGTTTGGCTGCTTTATTGAAGGTGCGTCTGGTTTCGGCACCCCAGCCGCGGTTGCTGCGCCATTGATGGTGGCACTCGGTTTCCCTGCGCTGGCTGCGGTTGTTGTCGGCATGATGATTCAGTCCACACCCGTTTCTTTTGGTGCCGTCGGCACGCCGGTTGTTGTTGGCGTTGGTAGCGGGCTGGACCGTGCAGGCATCACTGCACAATTAGAAGCAAACGGTTCTACGTGGGATGTGTTTTTCCAGCAGGTCACCAGCTCTGTCGCCATCACTCACGGCATCGTGGGCATTTTAATGCCGTTGATTCTGGTGTTGATTATGGTGCGCTTCTTTGGTGCTAACCGCTCCTGGAAAGAAGGTCTATCTATTGCGCCTTTTGCCATCTTCACCGGTATTTCGTTCGTTGTGCCATACATGCTGGTAGGTGTTTTCTTAGGCCCTGAATTCCCATCAATGATTGGCGCCATGGTCGGTCTGGCAATCGTTGTACCTGCCGCGCGTAAAGGCTTCCTATTGCCGAAAGACACCTGGGACTTCCCTGAATCAACGTCATGGCCCGATGAGTGGATTGGTAACCTACAAATCAAACTGGATGACGTTGCTGGCAAAGCGCCAATGTCAACGCTAAAAGGCTGGATTCCTTACGTTCTACTTGCAGTCTTCTTGGTCGCGTCACGTATTATTGAGCCGCTGAAGTCCGCACTGACCTCTGTCAGCCTGAGCTGGACCAATATTCTGGGTGAGGCGGGTATCAGCGGTGGTGTGCAACCACTTTATCTGCCGGGCGGCATTATCGTTGCAGTGGTCATCGTCACTTACTTCCTGCACAGCATGAACCCGCAGAAAATCAGTGCGGCTGTCTCTGAATCGACTAAAACCATCTTTGGTGCCGGCTTTGTCTTAATCTTCACCGTTCCGATGGTGCGTATCCTGATTAACTCTGGTGTTAATGGCGCTGACCTTGTGTCAATGCCCGTCATGATGGCCCAAGCGGTAGCGAGCAGTGTTGGCGGTATCTATCCCTTCTTTGCGCCAGCCGTTGGTGCGATGGGCGCCTTTATTGCCGGTTCAAATACCGTTTCTAACCTGATGCTAGCGGAATTCCAGTTTAGCGTTGCCGAAACGCTCGGCCTATCTACCGCAATGATGGTAGCGCTGCAAGCAGTCGGTGCAGCAGCGGGTAATATGATTGCGATTCATAACGTTGTCGCCGCATCAGCAACAGTAGGTCTACTAGGCCGTGAAGGTACAACGATTCGTAAAACAATTATTCCCACCATCTACTATCTAATCTTTACTGGAATCATTGCGTTAATCGCTTTTTATGTGATTGGCATTACCGACCCATTAATGTGA
- a CDS encoding phasin family protein has translation MNKAAEKTSQQFESVISAPMRSYTLAALDYYQQIVSAQMDAARAYSDMTIAQARTWLDVKDADSFKKAMESQQKAATDLMERMKGDSEKVTSISQSFMQESQKMAEETTKKAVESTKQ, from the coding sequence ATGAACAAGGCCGCAGAGAAAACCAGTCAGCAGTTTGAGTCTGTTATTTCAGCACCCATGCGCTCTTATACGCTGGCAGCGCTTGATTATTATCAACAGATTGTTAGTGCGCAAATGGATGCAGCGCGCGCTTATTCCGATATGACCATTGCACAGGCACGCACATGGTTAGACGTGAAAGATGCCGATAGCTTTAAAAAAGCCATGGAAAGTCAGCAGAAAGCTGCAACTGACCTCATGGAGCGCATGAAGGGAGACTCTGAGAAAGTCACTTCTATCAGCCAAAGCTTTATGCAAGAAAGCCAAAAAATGGCAGAAGAAACCACTAAGAAAGCAGTGGAAAGTACAAAGCAGTAA
- a CDS encoding aspartate/glutamate racemase family protein has protein sequence MHIRIINPNTTASMTAAIHQSALRQAAASTTITTTQPDAGPVSIESHFDEAISAVGVAEEVLKGEREGGIDAYVVACFGDPGLLAARELTRAPVIGIAEAAFHLATLVSTRFSIVTTLGRTGIIAEHLLEQYGFRHHCRRIRAAEIPVLDLEHHPDAAFTRIVEECCRARDEDGIGAIVLGCGGMANLTADISREVGLPVVEGVSAALKLAESLVSLGLHTSKHGDLDYPRPKSFTGKFAALSDLQLPTSR, from the coding sequence GTGCACATACGCATTATTAATCCCAACACGACGGCTTCTATGACTGCTGCCATCCATCAGTCCGCCCTGCGTCAGGCAGCAGCATCAACCACCATTACCACCACCCAGCCCGATGCAGGGCCAGTGTCCATTGAGAGCCATTTTGACGAGGCGATTAGCGCGGTAGGCGTAGCCGAAGAAGTTCTTAAAGGAGAACGTGAAGGCGGCATCGATGCTTATGTAGTGGCCTGCTTTGGCGATCCTGGTTTACTCGCAGCCCGAGAGTTAACCCGCGCCCCGGTCATCGGCATTGCAGAAGCTGCCTTCCACTTAGCCACGCTGGTAAGCACTCGCTTCTCTATTGTGACGACATTAGGACGCACCGGCATTATTGCCGAACACTTGCTGGAACAGTACGGCTTTCGCCACCACTGCCGCCGCATCCGCGCTGCAGAAATTCCTGTTCTTGATCTTGAACACCACCCAGACGCAGCCTTTACCCGCATTGTCGAAGAGTGTTGCCGTGCTCGTGATGAGGATGGTATTGGCGCCATTGTCTTGGGGTGCGGTGGAATGGCGAACCTAACGGCCGACATTAGCCGTGAAGTAGGGCTGCCTGTCGTCGAGGGTGTTAGCGCCGCGTTAAAGCTGGCGGAATCGCTGGTTAGCCTGGGCCTTCATACCAGTAAACACGGCGATCTGGACTATCCGCGCCCGAAATCGTTTACCGGCAAGTTTGCCGCGCTATCTGACCTGCAACTTCCTACCTCAAGGTGA
- a CDS encoding urate hydroxylase PuuD: protein MQTYLIDFANLLLRWLHVIAAIAWIGESIYFVMLDNGLRTPKAAEDREKGVFGEMWAVHGGGFYHNQKYATAPAKLPNDLHWSFWKAYTTWLSGFALFVILYMANPGFYLVNPNSSWAWAASMTGWQANLLALAFLLGGWVVYNELCKRISPNMDRDGLLSVAVAVMMIVVAYLSTQMFAGRAAFLLTGAVMATAMSANVFFWIIPGQRRMVKAMKAGETPNPLDGKRGKQRSVHNTYFTLPVVLLMVSNHYSFIYSHELSWVVMVLFIFAGALIRQFFVLMHAGKTQPAYPAVGIGLILLAFWVAAPSPGAGNASISGAPSQAQISGLIDQHCTQCHARQPEHAGFSAPPAGYAFDSWEDILGHQTQIQQVVASRYMPLGNITNMSDDERDIIAAWEE from the coding sequence ATGCAAACCTATCTTATTGATTTCGCAAATTTATTGTTACGCTGGTTGCATGTTATTGCGGCTATCGCCTGGATCGGTGAGTCGATCTATTTTGTCATGTTGGATAATGGTCTAAGAACGCCGAAAGCAGCCGAAGATCGTGAAAAAGGCGTATTTGGAGAGATGTGGGCGGTACATGGCGGTGGTTTCTACCATAATCAAAAGTATGCTACCGCACCCGCTAAACTGCCGAACGACCTTCATTGGTCGTTCTGGAAAGCCTATACCACGTGGCTATCAGGCTTTGCTTTGTTCGTTATTCTTTATATGGCAAACCCAGGTTTCTACCTAGTTAACCCCAACAGTAGCTGGGCGTGGGCGGCTAGTATGACTGGCTGGCAGGCCAATCTACTGGCATTGGCTTTCTTGCTTGGTGGTTGGGTGGTTTATAACGAACTTTGTAAGCGCATAAGTCCTAACATGGACCGCGATGGTCTTCTCAGCGTTGCCGTTGCGGTGATGATGATAGTGGTCGCCTATTTAAGCACTCAGATGTTCGCAGGGCGCGCTGCCTTCTTGTTAACTGGGGCGGTGATGGCAACAGCCATGTCGGCTAACGTTTTTTTCTGGATTATTCCTGGTCAGCGCCGCATGGTGAAAGCCATGAAGGCTGGCGAAACGCCTAATCCGCTAGATGGTAAGCGTGGCAAGCAGCGTTCGGTGCATAACACTTACTTTACGCTGCCAGTCGTTCTGCTGATGGTGAGTAATCACTACTCGTTCATCTACTCCCATGAGCTTTCCTGGGTAGTGATGGTGCTGTTTATTTTTGCTGGCGCGCTGATTAGGCAGTTCTTTGTATTAATGCATGCTGGAAAGACGCAACCCGCCTATCCTGCCGTTGGGATAGGGCTTATTCTATTAGCATTTTGGGTGGCCGCGCCTAGCCCTGGTGCAGGTAATGCGAGTATCTCAGGTGCGCCCAGCCAAGCCCAGATTTCAGGGTTAATTGATCAGCATTGTACTCAATGCCATGCTCGTCAACCTGAACATGCCGGTTTTTCAGCGCCGCCCGCAGGTTATGCGTTTGATAGCTGGGAAGATATTCTTGGACATCAAACGCAAATTCAGCAAGTTGTCGCGAGTCGCTATATGCCTCTTGGTAATATCACCAACATGAGCGACGACGAGCGCGATATCATTGCCGCGTGGGAGGAGTGA
- the puuE gene encoding allantoinase PuuE — MSTSSDQLLSTYPRDLAGYGRIPPQANWPGKAKIAVQFVLNYEEGGENCVLHGDAGSEQFLSEIIGAASYPDRHLSMESIYEYGSRAGVWRILREFEKRDLPLTVFGVAMALERNPDVAQAFKELGHEIACHGYRWIHYQEVPEHVEREHLQKAMDIFQRLYGEKPQGWYTGRDSPNTRRLILDEGGFLYDSDYYGDDLPFWTSVTDSQGSEHNHLIVPYTLDTNDMRFAAPQGFNTADHFFTYLRDAFDVLYAEGDESPKMLSIGMHCRLLGRPGRLRALQRFLDHIEAHDRVWVARRVDIARHWAEQHPAPTR, encoded by the coding sequence ATGTCGACTTCATCTGATCAACTCTTAAGTACCTACCCGCGTGACTTAGCAGGCTATGGCCGTATCCCTCCTCAGGCTAATTGGCCAGGCAAGGCAAAAATTGCTGTTCAGTTTGTGTTGAATTATGAAGAGGGCGGGGAGAACTGCGTTCTTCACGGTGACGCAGGGTCAGAGCAATTTCTGTCTGAGATCATTGGCGCGGCCAGCTATCCAGACCGGCACCTAAGTATGGAGTCGATCTATGAATATGGCTCTAGGGCAGGCGTATGGCGGATTCTGCGCGAGTTCGAAAAGCGTGATTTGCCACTGACGGTATTTGGGGTAGCCATGGCGCTAGAGCGTAACCCCGACGTCGCTCAGGCATTTAAAGAGCTGGGGCACGAAATTGCCTGCCATGGCTATCGCTGGATCCACTATCAAGAAGTTCCTGAGCATGTAGAGCGAGAACACCTGCAAAAAGCCATGGACATTTTCCAGCGTCTTTATGGTGAAAAACCGCAAGGCTGGTACACCGGGCGCGATAGCCCGAACACGCGACGGCTGATTCTAGATGAGGGCGGTTTTCTCTACGACAGTGACTACTATGGTGACGACTTGCCGTTTTGGACCTCTGTGACAGACAGCCAAGGCAGTGAGCATAATCACCTGATCGTGCCCTATACCCTAGATACCAACGACATGCGCTTTGCCGCTCCTCAAGGCTTTAATACCGCGGATCACTTCTTTACCTATCTGCGTGATGCCTTTGATGTGTTGTATGCCGAGGGAGATGAGTCGCCCAAAATGCTCTCGATTGGCATGCACTGTCGGTTGCTAGGCCGTCCTGGGCGCTTGCGCGCGCTGCAGCGCTTTTTAGACCATATCGAAGCCCATGATCGCGTATGGGTAGCACGTCGTGTGGATATCGCTCGCCACTGGGCTGAGCAGCATCCCGCTCCAACTCGCTGA
- a CDS encoding glutathione binding-like protein, whose translation MIDLYYWTTPNGHKISIMLEEAKLLYRVKPINIGRGEQFDPEFLTISPNNRIPAIVDHAPKDGGQPLALFESGAILEYLADKCGQFLPSEGRERYVVLQWLHWQMGGLGPMAGQNHHFCQYAPQKIEYAIERYVRETHRLYSVLDQRLSQQHYVGGDCYSIADMAIYPWIVPWDKQRQTLEEFSDLERWFNEVAQRPAVRKAYSLIEDVNPQGGGEMDEQARKYLFGNR comes from the coding sequence ATGATTGACCTGTATTACTGGACAACTCCCAATGGCCACAAAATCTCCATCATGCTTGAAGAAGCTAAGCTTCTTTATCGGGTAAAACCTATTAACATTGGGCGTGGGGAGCAGTTTGATCCCGAATTCTTAACCATTTCGCCTAATAACCGTATTCCCGCCATTGTTGATCATGCGCCTAAAGATGGCGGCCAACCCCTAGCGCTCTTTGAGTCGGGCGCTATTTTAGAATACTTGGCTGATAAGTGTGGCCAGTTTCTACCCTCAGAAGGGCGTGAGCGCTATGTCGTGTTGCAGTGGCTTCATTGGCAAATGGGTGGGCTTGGGCCGATGGCAGGCCAAAACCATCATTTTTGCCAATATGCTCCACAGAAAATTGAATACGCTATCGAACGTTATGTTCGTGAGACGCATCGCTTGTATAGCGTGTTAGATCAGCGTTTATCCCAGCAGCACTACGTAGGGGGTGACTGTTACTCCATTGCTGATATGGCGATTTATCCCTGGATTGTGCCATGGGATAAGCAGCGACAAACGCTGGAGGAGTTTTCTGATTTAGAGCGATGGTTTAATGAAGTGGCGCAACGTCCTGCTGTTCGAAAAGCTTATTCTTTGATCGAAGACGTCAACCCGCAGGGAGGCGGAGAAATGGATGAACAAGCGCGTAAATACTTGTTTGGCAATCGTTAA
- the uraD gene encoding 2-oxo-4-hydroxy-4-carboxy-5-ureidoimidazoline decarboxylase, which translates to MPNSTPLTLSPAPSTCSLETFTHHYGDVYEHSPWVAEAAWKEGLNSAHDAPDALADLMGLMLQQATPEQQIAVIQAHPDLAGKAAISGELTQDSTREQAGAGLDQCTPEEFARFEQLNAAYKEKFGFPFVIAVKGLDRHAILYAFEKRLNNDLAEERKTAIEQIIRIARFRLNGRAEQQLL; encoded by the coding sequence GTGCCTAACTCAACACCACTCACGCTTTCACCCGCCCCTAGCACATGCAGCTTGGAAACCTTTACCCACCATTATGGTGATGTGTATGAACACTCTCCTTGGGTAGCGGAAGCCGCCTGGAAGGAAGGGTTAAACAGTGCGCATGACGCACCGGACGCGCTGGCTGATCTCATGGGCCTTATGCTTCAGCAGGCAACACCTGAGCAGCAAATTGCTGTTATTCAGGCACACCCTGACTTAGCAGGCAAAGCGGCAATATCGGGTGAGCTAACTCAAGATTCTACCCGCGAGCAAGCTGGTGCCGGGTTAGATCAATGTACGCCAGAGGAGTTTGCGCGCTTCGAACAGCTAAACGCAGCTTATAAAGAAAAGTTTGGCTTCCCCTTTGTGATTGCCGTGAAGGGGCTTGATCGTCACGCTATTTTGTACGCGTTTGAAAAACGCCTAAATAACGATCTTGCTGAGGAGAGAAAAACCGCCATTGAACAGATTATCCGTATCGCTCGCTTTCGGCTGAACGGGCGGGCCGAACAGCAGCTGTTGTAA
- a CDS encoding glutathione S-transferase family protein — MAITLYDLCGRDERLRFSPYCWRVRMALAHKGLEYTTVPWRFREKEALAFADYDKVPVLTDGDTVVTDSFDILRYLDEAYPANPVLGEGVSYQRVHFFKLYVERSVTPALFRTVALDLLEAIHPDDRAYFRETREARFGMRLEEVNNPEQGRAQLKQLLAPVRDQLRASPFLDGEAPSGADYLLFGSMMWAYTVSLELLVDANDPVDEWFKRMLEVHDAVAGKAVTIRDL, encoded by the coding sequence GTGGCAATAACCCTTTATGATTTATGTGGGCGCGATGAGCGCTTACGTTTTTCACCCTACTGCTGGCGCGTGCGTATGGCACTGGCACACAAAGGGCTGGAATATACGACGGTCCCTTGGCGTTTTCGTGAAAAAGAGGCGCTTGCCTTTGCAGATTACGACAAAGTGCCGGTATTAACCGATGGCGACACTGTGGTCACCGATAGCTTTGACATCTTGCGTTACTTAGATGAAGCCTACCCTGCGAACCCCGTGTTGGGAGAAGGAGTGAGTTATCAGCGTGTGCACTTTTTTAAGCTCTATGTTGAGCGTAGCGTTACACCGGCACTTTTTCGAACAGTGGCATTAGATTTATTGGAGGCCATCCATCCTGACGATCGTGCTTATTTCAGAGAGACCCGTGAAGCCCGTTTTGGTATGCGATTAGAAGAGGTTAACAATCCAGAGCAAGGGAGAGCTCAGCTAAAGCAGCTATTAGCCCCAGTGCGTGATCAGTTGCGAGCAAGTCCGTTTCTGGATGGTGAAGCCCCTAGCGGAGCGGATTACCTGTTATTCGGTAGCATGATGTGGGCGTATACCGTGTCCCTTGAGCTATTAGTTGATGCGAATGATCCGGTGGATGAATGGTTTAAGCGTATGCTGGAGGTGCACGACGCGGTCGCGGGTAAGGCCGTCACTATTCGTGATTTATAA